AAGAGAAGGCCATCCGCGCCAAGTACGCCAAGTGCCTGGGCTCGGCCGTGAACCCGGTGCTGCGCGAGGGCAACTCGGACCGCCGTGCGCCCAAGGCCGTCAAGGAATACGCCAAGAAGCACCCGCACAGCATGGCCGAGTGGAGCCAGGCCTCGCGCAGCCATGTCTCGCACATGTTCCACGGCGACTTCTATCACGGCGAGAAGTCCATGACCCTGGACAAGGCCCGCGAGGTCAAGATGGAACTGGTCGGCAAGAGCGGCAAAACCACGGTGCTCAAGCCCAAGGTCGCGCTGCTGGCTGGCGAGATCATCGACTCCATGTTCATGAGCAAGAAGGCCCTGCTTGAGTTCTACGAGCAGCAGATCGAGGACGCGCACAAGACCGGCGTGATGTTCTCGCTGCACGTCAAGGCCACGATGATGAAGGTCTCGCACCCGATCGTGTTCGGCCACTGCGTGAAGATCTTCTACAAGGAAGCCTTCGAGAAGCACGGCAAGCTGTTCGATGAGCTGGGCGTCAATGTCAACAACGGCATGGCGAACCTGTACGACAAGATCAGCACCCTGCCGACCGCCAAGCAGGACGAGATCAAGCGCGACCTGCACGCCTGCCACGAGCACCGCCCCGAGCTGGCGATGGTCGATTCCTCCAAGGGCATCACCAACTTCCACTCGCCCAACGACGTGATCGTGGACGCCTCGATGCCCGCGATGATCCGCGCCGGCGGCAAGATGTACGGTGCCGACGGCCGCCTGAAGGACGTCAAGGCCGTGATCCCCGAGTCGACCTTCGCCCGCATCTACCAGGAGATCATCAACTTCTGCAAGTGGCACGGCGCCTTCGACCCGAAGACCATGGGCACGGTGCCCAACGTCGGCCTGATGGCCCAGCAGGCCGAGGAATACGGCTCGCACGACAAGACCTTCGAGGTGCCCGAGGCCGGCGTGGCCAACATCGTCGACCTGGCCACCGGCGAGGTGCTGCTGAGCCAGAACGTCGAAGAGGGTGACATCTGGCGCATGTGCCAGGTCAAGGACGCGCCGATCCGCGACTGGGTCAAGCTGGCCGTCAACCGCGCGCGCAACTCCGGCATGCCGGTGGTGTTCTGGCTGGACCCCTATCGTCCGCACGAGGCCGAGCTGATCAAGAAGGTCGAGGCCTACCTTAAGGACCACGACACCAAGGGTCTGGACCTGCAGATCATGAGCCAGGTGCGCGCGATGCGTTACACGCTGGAGCGCGTGATCCGCGGCAAGGACACCATCTCGGCCACCGGCAACATCCTGCGCGACTACCTGACCGACCTGTTCCCGATCATGGAGCTGGGCACCTCGGCCAAGATGCTGTCGATCGTGCCGCTGATGGCCGGCGGCGGCATGTACGAGACCGGCGCCGGCGGCTCGGCTCCCAAGCATGTGCAGCAGTTGGTGGAGGAGAACCACCTGCGCTGGGATTCGCTGGGCGAGTTCCTGGCCCTGGCGGTCAGCCTGGAGGACCTGGGCCTGAAGAGCGGCAACGCCAAGGCCAAGGTGCTGGCCAAGACCCTGGACGCCGCCACTGGCAAGCTGCTGGACAACCGCAAGAGCCCCAGCCCCAAGACCGGCGAGCTGGACAACCGCGGCAGCCAGTTCTACCTGGCGATGTACTGGGCGCAGGAGCTGGCCGCGCAGACCGAGGACGCCGAGCTGGCCAAGCATTTCGCCCCGCTGGCCAAGACCCTGAGCGAGAACGAGCAGACCATCGTCAAGGAGCTGGCCGAGGTGCAGGGCAAGCCGGTCGATATCGGCGGCTACTACAAGCCCGATGCCGAGAAGCTGGCCGCCGCGATGCGCCCCAGCAAGACGCTGAACGCGGCCCTGGCCGCGGCGCGCGGCTGATGAGGCCGTAACGCCGGGACGGGCAGGGCGCCTAGGCGTCACTCCCGTCCAGCGATGACCCGTGTGAAGCGCGGGGGCAGGTCTTGCCCCCGCGCTTTTTTCATGCGCGCTTCAGGTTCGTCCCTGCACCGTTTCAAATGTAAAATGC
This genomic stretch from Roseateles sp. DAIF2 harbors:
- a CDS encoding NADP-dependent isocitrate dehydrogenase; this encodes MSTQQPNIIYTLTDEAPLLATAGFLPIMQAFAEPAGIKIGTSDISVAGRILGAFADRLSEAQRVPDNLAELGKLTLTPDANIIKLPNISASQNQLVQAIRELQAKGYDIPDFPDNPQTEEEKAIRAKYAKCLGSAVNPVLREGNSDRRAPKAVKEYAKKHPHSMAEWSQASRSHVSHMFHGDFYHGEKSMTLDKAREVKMELVGKSGKTTVLKPKVALLAGEIIDSMFMSKKALLEFYEQQIEDAHKTGVMFSLHVKATMMKVSHPIVFGHCVKIFYKEAFEKHGKLFDELGVNVNNGMANLYDKISTLPTAKQDEIKRDLHACHEHRPELAMVDSSKGITNFHSPNDVIVDASMPAMIRAGGKMYGADGRLKDVKAVIPESTFARIYQEIINFCKWHGAFDPKTMGTVPNVGLMAQQAEEYGSHDKTFEVPEAGVANIVDLATGEVLLSQNVEEGDIWRMCQVKDAPIRDWVKLAVNRARNSGMPVVFWLDPYRPHEAELIKKVEAYLKDHDTKGLDLQIMSQVRAMRYTLERVIRGKDTISATGNILRDYLTDLFPIMELGTSAKMLSIVPLMAGGGMYETGAGGSAPKHVQQLVEENHLRWDSLGEFLALAVSLEDLGLKSGNAKAKVLAKTLDAATGKLLDNRKSPSPKTGELDNRGSQFYLAMYWAQELAAQTEDAELAKHFAPLAKTLSENEQTIVKELAEVQGKPVDIGGYYKPDAEKLAAAMRPSKTLNAALAAARG